TGACGACAAAATTGAAGACAGGAAAGAAGATCCAAAGCCAGAAGAACAGGAGAGACGAGAGTTGTTTGCGTCACGTTTTTTACACAGTTCTATTTTTGAGCAGGATTCAAGGCGTCTTCAGCATCTAGAACGAAAGCACGAGGACCCTGAACATGGTGTTGGATATCTGTACTCTCAGCAAGGCCCAGCAGAAGGGCAGCCTGACCCAGAACCAGTTGTGCTTTTCCATAGCCGCTTTTTAGAACTAACAAGGTTGCAGCAACAGAAGAATAAAGAACAAAGCCATCACGATTCAAAGCAAGATGAAAGCATAGATGCAACCAAAGTAAGTAAAACACCAGAAGAAGAACAAGCACCACAGCAGCAAAATGCTACTGAACCTAGTATCCAACAAGCTGAGATTAAATCAGTTAGTCCTGTTCAGGTTCTTCAGACCAGTCCTATTCAAGCACCTCAAATATCACCCCCTGTTTTAGCAGTCGAAGAATCCTTGCCAACAGTGGAAGCTGAAGGTGTTTTTACTCCAATCTTCTCCAATTCTTCTATGAAGGATGAAGACAAAGAGCCTGAACAGCCCACTGACCAGCTAATGCAGCCTTTGACCGATCAACTCTCAGAAGCAAATTCTTCAGAAAGCCAAGAGTTAAAGATCCCAGCAGAGGAGATGGTATTGAAGGCTGATGACTCTGAAAGTGCTCATGACACCACTAAAGTAGTTGCAGAACAGCTCCCAAGCAATAAAACACCATCCAATAATGCACAGCCAATGGCAGACCCTCCAGTGATGTTTCCCAAATCACCAAGTCCATTCTCACATATTTCTGCAGAGCAACATGAAAAAGAACCTGAGCCACCTGAGGCACCAGAGTCTGAATTTGATAATGCAGATGATCAGAAATGTGCTGATAATTATCCAGTTGGAGAAGCTGTGTCATCCCCTCCAAAGTCAAGAAATAAAAGGGCTAAATCCTCGCCTACCACACCAGTAACTACAACTCTGCCTGCTACCCAGACAAACAAAGCACCCGCAAAAGTGAGCGCATTGACAAAGAGAAGCTCAAACGTTCATCTTCTCCAAGAGGAGAAGCATTCAAGACAACACCTGAATCAAAGTCATTAAGTAAGTCACCTGTGCACAGCATAGAAATGGAACCAGGTACAGAGCAAAATACACACTCTGGTAGGGCAAGACGTAGAAATGTGCGCTCGGTCTATGCTACACCAATTGAAGATGAAACTGGTCTGCAGACCGGAAAAGATGCTGAATCACCTCGTGGTGGACGGAAGCGTGGTTTAGATAGAGATGTAGGTTCTGAACTAGAGGCTGTTGCTGCACCATCAACATCGAAACGGGGACGCCCCCCTAAGAATCGACGCCAAGCAGAGGATGTACCAGCGTGCAAAGTTGAACGGTCAAAATCAACTGAGTCTAAGGATGGCAGTGAAACAAGTAGTGAGGGGGTTCCCAAAGTGAGTAAAGGCAAATTCTCACCCCCTACACAGAAAGGAGTCAGTCCAGGAAATGCATCAACATCTGTAATCGGAAAGAAAGGagacaaaatggagaaaatacAGGAAAGTCCCAAACTCATTACTGAAGAAAATCCTCCTGTTCTTAAAAACCTTAGAATCCGTCTTGATGTGACCGAAGTAAAGGCAATGCTTCAGACTAGTGAAGAAGAACCTGGAACAGATGAGTCTCCCAAGAATAGCTCAACTGGTGTGTCCTCAAAGGATGAGGTACTAGAAGTTAAATTTGAAAATGATGCCATGGATGATGTTAATAGTGAAAGGGAGACTTTGCCTGCTGTAACAAAAGCCATTGAGCCTCATGTAGCTTCGCTGGCTCAAGAGTTGGAGCTTGAACAAGCTGTTGAGAATATTGCCAAGCTCACAGAAGATGCTCCTCCTCTTCAGTTTAAAAGTAACCTGACAAAGGCACAGCGTCCGATAGCTGAAGAACCAGAGCATGTCTCAGAAGAAGAAAAGCCTGCAAATCAGTCTAGTGAAACGGAGCTTGCTGCTGCTATAGATTCCATCACATCAGAGaacacagaacagaacagactgaaCTCTGTTGTAGAAACCGATCCTGAAGTGCAGAGTCTTAGACCTGATTCAAAAGTATCTGAAACCTGTGTTAGCACAGCAGTTGTTCAGGAGGAGACCGTAACCACTCCCAGAAAAGGGTGTAAAGGCAGAGCAAAAACTTCAAAGAAGGGCAAAGGCCAAAAGGCTGCTGGAAGCAAAAAGGAACTCGTTAAAGATGTAGTTTTGGAGGCTGAAAATATTCCTGGGAAGTCATTAGAGTCGTCATCTGCAGAACTTCCTGCAGCCACAGAAAGATCACCAGCAAGTACAGCTGTTGTCATTACTTCATCTTCCAAGCAGCGTCTAAGTTTAATGGATCCTAATGCGGATATTCCAAATGAACCTGAGTCGCCTCTTAAAACTGAGATGGATATCCCAAAATCCTCTCAATCTATTAGCAGAAGCCCAACGTCATCCAAATACCAGTCCTATTCATACAAGAACACATCTCCTTCACTATCTCCAACGAGAACTTGTCTCAAGAACTTGCCCTCAAACCCAAGTAGGATTTCTGTTTCCCCAACAGAGTGTTTCAATCAGCCGAAAGAAGCTGGGGTCCTCTCTCCACCGCTGACATCTGTAGCCCCGATGGAGACCCCTACATTACCCTCAGACACCCTGCAAATAACGCCAACTCTGATAATTTGTGCAAAATCCTCACAAAGCCTAGAACTGTCCAGTCTTGGAACTCGGTGCTACATCCGGGAATATGCACACTCATCCTTTGAGGGAAAGTGACATTACATCAGATGTGATAACTAGCAAGAGTGCTCCTCAAGATAAGAGACCACTCCCTGTTTCAGCCCAACCTGTAGTGCGACAGCCTGCTTCTATACCATCCACAGAAACTAAACAGATCTTCAGTGAGAAGTCAGTGATTTCTGTTATTGCTTCCACTCCTACCTCCGTTATCAGTCGTGTTTGCAATCCCCCTGATGCAGAGGAGAAGTCAAATGCTCCGATTGGAAATCGCCTTGACAAGCAACCTCCAAAAACAGATTTACCAGCCAAGCTTGGAGGAAAGCAGTACGTACCATGGTCCAGCAGTTGGTGAGGAAGGTGGAAATGCTGGTCGCTATATAGTGGAGAGCACATCTTTGAGTACAGGTTCTAGCACAGGACTTAGAGTTCAGACATCAGAAGGTGTTGTGGTGCTGAGTCATTCTGGACAGAAAATGGAGGGACCACTGCGTATAAGTGCCAAAATCAGCCAGATCCCACCTGCCAGTGCTGTGGACATGGAGTCACAGCAGCTGGTGTCAGTGCCACAGATCAAGCAGGAACTTTACACTGCCTCCCAGCCACCATCTTCAAAATGCCCACTTCCTTCAGATCATGGACATTCAATAAAATCACAATCAAACGTCTCCATGATTAAGCAAGAATCAGCACTGGACAAGTTAGAATCCGCATATGCTCCAGTTCAAAGTGGAGTTGTTAAACTATTGCAGCAAGCTCCTGGCCCATCACAGGTCATGAGTTACCATTCAGAATACTCAATGGTGATGAAGCACCCTAAGAAGGGAGATGCACCAGAGTCTCTCAACGTGGAGAAACCTGCTTGGGTCCCAACTATTAGTCCTGCTAGAAGTCCACACCTTCCTTCAGCAGCAGGCAATCATGTTGGCTTCATAGCTGGAACACACACGACAGAACCATCACTCATTCAACCTAAGCAGGAGCCGAGATCTCCACGGAAATCTGGACACCCTCATTCTCCTTTTCCCAAAGTGTCATCTCCTATGGGCTCCTCGTCTCCGAAAGGTGTGTCTGTGGTCCTTCCCCCTGGATTAAACCCTCTGTCCCAGTATGTTTCCACCGTCCACCACTCGGAGCAGTCTGTGATCATGCCTCCACACAACCCTCACGGTAGCATTGGAAGGATGTCACCGCACCGCGTCGGTGCAATAGGACACCTCACCCAGGGGGAGGTACGAGTGAACACTCCTCCTCTCTCTATGATGAACTATGGGATTCACTCTGAGAGCCTCACTTCCTCTTGGGCCCCTGGCCAGCAGCGACCCACGTCTCCTCAGGCCATGGGGAACAGGGAGATGGTCCTCAAGGTGAACCCAGCCAATGCAAGATCACCGGCTGCTCAACTCAAACAAGACTCCATACCAGCAGAATATCGTGGAGCGCTCCACAGTGGTTTACCTCTTGATCGATTCAACAGAGACATGCGAGTGCTCATGCACCACCAGCAGAGCGATCGCCCCACTGCAGAGTTACACCAGGGGCACGTCCCCGAAAACATACCGCCCTCCTCGACTGCTCCTAGCATGGCGGCGTCTCTTTCTCCTCGGCCGCACTTGTTAGCAAAGGCAGTATCTGAGAAGGACTCCTCGAAAGCGTCTGAACTAAAGAGGGCACAGTCACCTTCCAGTAAGGAGGGAATGATGGCGATCCGTAGTGCAATGCCTCCCATGG
This DNA window, taken from Carassius auratus strain Wakin chromosome 22, ASM336829v1, whole genome shotgun sequence, encodes the following:
- the LOC113039319 gene encoding LOW QUALITY PROTEIN: msx2-interacting protein-like (The sequence of the model RefSeq protein was modified relative to this genomic sequence to represent the inferred CDS: inserted 3 bases in 3 codons; deleted 1 base in 1 codon) produces the protein MVRETRHLWVGNLPEHVREEKIVEHFKRYGRVESVKVLRKRGTEGGVAAFVDFVDIKSAQKAHNAVNKMGDRDLRTDYNEPGSVPSAVRGLEDPTPSSSHGREVAGFSRSAVGPVYVPPVSLHTREGRYERRLDGSGSDSRERAYDHSPYGHHERSGSFERPRHYNTEYYRDRAMFPSGVSSSPAASTISSGFDAPESHFESRIRDSFTISSSARRDPYRDDRGRRTDRTYHHRRSRSSHSSQSRHPSPQRSVGQTPKAAHSPKRVPVSPGRGPRSHSRSPSSSSDSVSSTSSTGSGSSDSNSSSSEGSRARSVQSTATHAPPAPPVLTLDSDEPRRSFGIRVQNLPTRSTDTSLKDGLFHEFKKYGKVTSVQIHGELEERYGLVFFRQQEDQEKALGVSKGKLFFGMLIEVTAWNGPETESENEFRPLDGRIDEFHPKATRTLFIGNLEKTANYQQLLDVFQRFGEIVDIDIKRVNGVPQYAFVQYSDIASVCKAIKKMDGEYLGANRLKLGFGKSMPTACVWLDGLTSTITEQYLTRHFCRYGPVVKVVFDRLKGMALILYNNTDFAQAAVRETKGWKIGGNKIKVDFASQESQMAFYRSMQASGQDIRDFYEIPSDRRDERRTPYDFTTERAYYENVRTPGIYAEDPRRDYPARSRERYAELDHYQGEHYDPRYHEDPREYRDYRDPFEDIRKYSYIQRERERERFEAERGRWSPSHQRRPLTPSASPSPSDRVSRDAERRVYRHSSERSGSCSSLSPTPAQFEKSEKSPVDYKSEGLEREMEQVEAERVSGAENKKRSRRKEKADREKGEKAKQRRGKVQSPGVPLSEADREAILDLGSGKVKVSDVESQERQKHKEDKEPSPTDHVTRIEPQKGERLDQCKSESLDRDGKGKATKHLKSDSGSDGKDSIVDSVKLEARKRRFGDPGGKAIRQKRGRLEEDPGSGNSQPAEFAPSAGFAKVTDIDVKAEKKAEKREHSKSRIRSHYSQREEVDDAVRGTSHASSVRSSELPEVDVLDSKSHPGPSMSRRLSIDGTSDKDTKVRDEHLENIDLSQSYRKQMEQNRRLRQQLQPLDIPGKSEPPQGVDAEDLEHRSLVHEVGKPPQDVTDNSPPSKTKKQESFEMDMNAKRERIYRTVRQKTDDLEWNNTNSPRFQHAPQQREEEYADPHDQMTVRVVKEPLKPEDNIPSDQELGGKRTHTSQMSKMSTCLQDDQQRSWESRLKQDLLPDFSKSAEKRRLNRKYLDYGLWPDLEPGEVRSDSEEDRENKSNSPAPSTSVSFSERHHPNRLSESKLMTSLERNKFCSFADDQTITPDTKALLERAKSLSSTREDNWSFLDYDSHFPSFSSRKDTEKVESTPRPTPSWYMKKKKIRSESDDKIEDRKEDPKPEEQERRELFASRFLHSSIFEQDSRRLQHLERKHEDPEHGVGYLYSQQGPAEGQPDPEPVVLFHSRFLELTRLQQQKNKEQSHHDSKQDESIDATKVSKTPEEEQAPQQQNATEPSIQQAEIKSVSPVQVLQTSPIQAPQISPPVLAVEESLPTVEAEGVFTPIFSNSSMKDEDKEPEQPTDQLMQPLTDQLSEANSSESQELKIPAEEMVLKADDSESAHDTTKVVAEQLPSNKTPSNNAQPMADPPVMFPKSPSPFSHISAEQHEKEPEPPEAPESEFDNADDQKCADNYPVGEAVSSPPKSRNKRAKSSPTTPVTTTLPAXPDKQSTRKSERIDKEKLKRSSSPRGEAFKTTPESKSLSKSPVHSIEMEPGTEQNTHSGRARRRNVRSVYATPIEDETGLQTGKDAESPRGGRKRGLDRDVGSELEAVAAPSTSKRGRPPKNRRQAEDVPACKVERSKSTESKDGSETSSEGVPKVSKGKFSPPTQKGVSPGNASTSVIGKKGDKMEKIQESPKLITEENPPVLKNLRIRLDVTEVKAMLQTSEEEPGTDESPKNSSTGVSSKDEVLEVKFENDAMDDVNSERETLPAVTKAIEPHVASLAQELELEQAVENIAKLTEDAPPLQFKSNLTKAQRPIAEEPEHVSEEEKPANQSSETELAAAIDSITSENTEQNRLNSVVETDPEVQSLRPDSKVSETCVSTAVVQEETVTTPRKGCKGRAKTSKKGKGQKAAGSKKELVKDVVLEAENIPGKSLESSSAELPAATERSPASTAVVITSSSKQRLSLMDPNADIPNEPESPLKTEMDIPKSSQSISRSPTSSKYQSYSYKNTSPSLSPTRTCLKNLPSNPSRISVSPTECFNQPKEAGVLSPPLTSVAPMETPTLPSDXPANNANSDNLCKILTKPRTXPVLELGATSGNMHTHPLRESDITSDVITSKSAPQDKRPLPVSAQPVVRQPASIPSTETKQIFSEKSVISVIASTPTSVISRVCNPPDAEEKSNAPIGNRLDKQPPKQIYQPSLEESSTYHGPAVGEEGGNAGRYIVESTSLSTGSSTGLRVQTSEGVVVLSHSGQKMEGPLRISAKISQIPPASAVDMESQQLVSVPQIKQELYTASQPPSSKCPLPSDHGHSIKSQSNVSMIKQESALDKLESAYAPVQSGVVKLLQQAPGPSQVMSYHSEYSMVMKHPKKGDAPESLNVEKPAWVPTISPARSPHLPSAAGNHVGFIAGTHTTEPSLIQPKQEPRSPRKSGHPHSPFPKVSSPMGSSSPKGVSVVLPPGLNPLSQYVSTVHHSEQSVIMPPHNPHGSIGRMSPHRVGAIGHLTQGEVRVNTPPLSMMNYGIHSESLTSSWAPGQQRPTSPQAMGNREMVLKVNPANARSPAAQLKQDSIPAEYRGALHSGLPLDRFNRDMRVLMHHQQSDRPTAELHQGHVPENIPPSSTAPSMAASLSPRPHLLAKAVSEKDSSKASELKRAQSPSSKEGMMAIRSAMPPMASPQRVQLITAGTGTSFPEYSNMYTNLRPAHAQFAENSPMGINQSAHSIPPSQGVQEPEPSQAQAESKVELVGHQPVNMVQLLTVSICRQQHTEEIWNMEKIKGLN